AAAGGGATTGGATCTTCCCTTAGTAAATACCTGAGGCGTGATTCTGATGAATTGAGTTGGGTTGCTACCGAGCTGCTTGTTCGTAAAGATAGCCCTTTTTACAATATTGGCAGCATTATCGGGAAAAGAGCAAAAGGTCGTCATATAACTTTGCAAAATCTCTATCGAACCCTCCATTTCTTATTTAAGAAGGACGACGTCGCATTGCTAACAAAGAAGAGAAGCTCAATATATCTTTGTTTTACTTTAACACCATAAAGGATACATTTTCCTATGAATGGCTTGATTATGGCGGTCACAGGCTCACTCACATCGTATGTCTTGATGCATTATCAATAGCTGCAGGTTCGATCCTTAATCATTTTTTCTCAAATGAGCAAAAGACCAAGGATTATTCTTCTTTTGCTCAATCGATTCAGAAACTTAGGAAGGTAGACTGGTCTACTACGGGTCATCTTCGATATTTAAAAGGTTTATCTGGGTCAAAGACACTTGCCAGTGAACTATCTGGATTAATGATTAACTAAAAAAGGACCCTATATGGGTTCCTTTTTTTTCGCTCACCGAAGTAACGGGCAGACATCGTTAATGGGTGTAATAATAAGAACATTTTGGCGAGCCCTTGTCACCGCTACTCTTAAATTTAAGCGTGCTTGATCTATCTCCTTTTTCGTAGATTCGTTTCGAACAATTTTCCCCTGATATAGACCTTCATAGACGATTACTTCGTCAAATTCCTTTCCTTTCGATTTGTGTATTGTCATTACATGAACTCCTCTCCAAACTTTTGAGGAGTTGGCAAAGTATTCTTGCAATAAAGCTGCTTTTATACTTTCTCCAGCACCACTATAATTTCCGTATAAGCGCCAAAGTGAAGCTAATCTTGATCTTAATTCCGATCCCCTGTGCAGCATTTTTAAATATTTGATATCTTTTCCGACCTGCTTAAGTTGATCCGAGGAGGCACCATCCAAAAGACTACAAACATTTTTCCAATCTTGACTGGGATCTCCTGTAAATTCAAGGCTGCAACAAGCATTTACTAAGTTGATGCAGTCTTGTAGTATCATTTGTCGCTTTGATCCACGTATCTTACCTGTCGTAATAAATTCTTGAAGGGCATTTGATATATCCAAGCTTTGTTTTGGTGCAGAAGCATCTCCGTTCCTTCCACGCATATGTTCACATAAATCAGCAATGAGTTGTGTATGCTCCACCCTAGAATTTGATCCAAGATCCAATAGATTTGAAACTAATACAGCAGCAAGTGACGGCGCAGCAGTTTCCAGTGCCAATTCATGGCTAACTCGGGGTAGTGATTTATTATTTGCGAAGATATGGTGTGTATCTAGACATAGGGAAACTTCGTGCATTAATCTTTTTGATGGGACCAGTATAGCAAGAGACCAATCATTTGTATGGTTTGCTATTAGTCTTTTCCGAGCCTTCAGTACCTCGACTTTTAAATCTAAATGAGGACTCAATCCTTGACGAAAAGGGTATAAGTTGACCTTAACTTGATTGTATTGTTTTCCAACATTCTTCCCGCTAATTAGATCATTTCCAAACTGAACAATATCGGTTCCATTACTTCGGTTATTCTCTGAACCAAAATCAAATTGTTGAGGGGAATAAATAAAAATAAAATCACTTATTCTAGAAGGATCCGCCCCTCTAAATTCATAAATTCGTTGTTCAGGATCCGCCAATGCAATTAGTGTACTAAGTTGTCCAACTGCTTGGATAAACTGCCATTCGTCAAAATTTGTGTCTTGGAACTCATCAAGTATTATAACCGGATAAGCATTGGAGATTACCTTCGATAACGCCTGGCTTTCGGTTAATAGTTGTGTTCCATACTTTGCAAACAAGTCAAAGTGTAGAATGCCTTCTTCCTCAAATAGTCTTTTTTTTTCTCCTTCTCTATCTCCAGAAAAATTTGCTAGTCTAGATGCAGCCTCATGAGGAGTAAGCAATTTAATAATTCGCCGCTTGTTAATTAAATAACCATGACTTCTTATCAACGACCATATAAATCCATGATATGTATTAACCTCTAGTTGGCTTTGTATGTTACTTGAAATAACAGATCTAACTTGTTCTTCAACTCTCGAAACAGTTGCTCTCGCAAAACTTAAGAAGAGAATCTTTTGTCCCTTTTCGATGACGTTATTAATTATTAATTGATTTGCTTTGAGTAATGCTATCGTCGTTTTGCCAGATCCAGGACCACCTAATACTAGCAAATGACCATTGGTTTGTAACAATCGCTTTTTATCTTCTGAGAGTTCGAACATACACTTCTCCTTACTTAATCCTCTGGGGGAACTTCTCTATCTGACCCGACTGAATCAGATCGTCCATCAACAATAGATTGAATACTGACAATGGTTTCAACCACAAAGCTCGGCATCTCACTTATTTCACATTGTCCTAAAAAGTCGGCAGTAACACCTGATGCTTTATTTTTAACAAAAAACTCTCTCATTACAGTTTTAAGCTGGCCTAGATCCATTTGGTCATTGGGTTCATTGGCTTTCATATGACTTAGCCACTCACCGTTTTCAACAAGTCCCTTAGCATACCTTAAAATCGCTTCTGGAGAGGAACCATTAATAATTACATCCTCGAATCCTTTTTCATTTGCTTCGAAAGGGAAATTAACTGCTTTCACGATGGCAGTCTTACTTTCCTCAGTTTGTTTATCAAAAACTGCAAACGTTATTTTATCAAGAGACTGTAAGTACTCGCCGAGTGGAGCCACTTGTGATTCAGCTTCTGCATTTAATATAGCGATTCCTAGTTCTTCAAAAGTCTTATATTCACCAAGCTCTTGAAGTCTTCGAGCTGCTGCGGGAAACGAGTCAAACTCGGTTCGACCTTCTGTAATCAGTACTCTTCGAGCTAGTAAAGCTTCACAAAATCTTCTCCGAAATTCCTCCCTATATTTCTTAGGTTTTATTGTAGGTGGATATTTCGCCGCAACACCTTTTAACTTTCCATTCACTCTGTTAATAACTAGAATTTCTGATGGGTCGAATTCTTCAAGGACGTATGGAGAATGAGATGTAAATATCGCTTGGGCAGATTTTCGACTAATACTATGAATTATTCTTTTCTGGGTATATGGCGGTATTGCTATTTCGGGTTCTTCCATTGCAAAGATGACATTTTGCTTTAGTTCGGCAATCATAGATAACAGTGCAAGTACT
Above is a window of Paenibacillus rhizovicinus DNA encoding:
- a CDS encoding UvrD-helicase domain-containing protein, which encodes MFELSEDKKRLLQTNGHLLVLGGPGSGKTTIALLKANQLIINNVIEKGQKILFLSFARATVSRVEEQVRSVISSNIQSQLEVNTYHGFIWSLIRSHGYLINKRRIIKLLTPHEAASRLANFSGDREGEKKRLFEEEGILHFDLFAKYGTQLLTESQALSKVISNAYPVIILDEFQDTNFDEWQFIQAVGQLSTLIALADPEQRIYEFRGADPSRISDFIFIYSPQQFDFGSENNRSNGTDIVQFGNDLISGKNVGKQYNQVKVNLYPFRQGLSPHLDLKVEVLKARKRLIANHTNDWSLAILVPSKRLMHEVSLCLDTHHIFANNKSLPRVSHELALETAAPSLAAVLVSNLLDLGSNSRVEHTQLIADLCEHMRGRNGDASAPKQSLDISNALQEFITTGKIRGSKRQMILQDCINLVNACCSLEFTGDPSQDWKNVCSLLDGASSDQLKQVGKDIKYLKMLHRGSELRSRLASLWRLYGNYSGAGESIKAALLQEYFANSSKVWRGVHVMTIHKSKGKEFDEVIVYEGLYQGKIVRNESTKKEIDQARLNLRVAVTRARQNVLIITPINDVCPLLR
- a CDS encoding ATP-dependent nuclease, with protein sequence MRIARLKVKNFRGVKEGELYLTERCVLVGDNNIGKSTILESIDLVLGPERLSKYPVLDEHDFYAGEYLNKEGTERDIHIEVVVVGLSDEQTRHFRNHIEWWNTSTNNLIEGPPASSTDERQVLPALRVGFSGAYDQEEDDFVGKTYYLSPQKDDGTFDVFGTKDKRMCGFLYLRTLRTGSRALSLEKGSLLDIILRLKELNLPMWEDILNQLRELPVAENPELGISEILTSVQKTVRTYVPSDWANNPHFRVSDLTRSNLRRILTVFMGTGAKREDGNEYAAPFQHQGTGTINTLVLALLSMIAELKQNVIFAMEEPEIAIPPYTQKRIIHSISRKSAQAIFTSHSPYVLEEFDPSEILVINRVNGKLKGVAAKYPPTIKPKKYREEFRRRFCEALLARRVLITEGRTEFDSFPAAARRLQELGEYKTFEELGIAILNAEAESQVAPLGEYLQSLDKITFAVFDKQTEESKTAIVKAVNFPFEANEKGFEDVIINGSSPEAILRYAKGLVENGEWLSHMKANEPNDQMDLGQLKTVMREFFVKNKASGVTADFLGQCEISEMPSFVVETIVSIQSIVDGRSDSVGSDREVPPED